A genome region from bacterium includes the following:
- a CDS encoding GntR family transcriptional regulator, whose product MPEGWSSGPSHMRSRRSYTTFDTEASGDGVQPGRKRGPAHAMSGAPTAQKRAFRLDGMVYHILVSRPSDPPSPDPMGAKAIGLLDDRQVLTDRVYSAIRHAIFSLELEPGQALVERDLAARFGVSKSPVRDALQRLAGEGLVIQSAYRGMSVIRIEPELADEIYELRELLEEMAVRLATPRISDEDIAAAKDALERSYEAQQSGDLTRVAHFNREFHGIFPSNSGNRPLIEALARLHDRVRVISMMGWKARPSMAVEHDQHLAVLGAVAARDARKAGRLMRDHVRSFRAGLKAGLRVHQDDGDRRTQR is encoded by the coding sequence ATGCCGGAAGGTTGGTCATCTGGGCCGTCGCATATGAGATCTCGGAGATCGTATACTACCTTCGACACTGAGGCCTCCGGCGACGGTGTCCAGCCCGGGCGTAAACGAGGCCCGGCGCACGCGATGAGCGGCGCGCCAACCGCTCAGAAGAGAGCTTTCCGCCTCGACGGGATGGTATATCATATCTTGGTGAGCCGACCGAGCGACCCACCCTCGCCGGATCCAATGGGAGCCAAGGCGATCGGCCTCTTGGACGACCGCCAGGTGCTCACCGACCGCGTCTACAGCGCCATTCGGCATGCCATCTTCTCGCTCGAGCTGGAGCCCGGGCAGGCCCTGGTGGAGCGCGACCTGGCCGCCCGCTTCGGGGTGAGCAAGAGCCCAGTCCGCGACGCTCTACAGCGGCTGGCGGGCGAGGGCCTGGTGATTCAGTCGGCCTATCGCGGGATGTCGGTCATTCGCATCGAGCCCGAGCTGGCCGATGAGATCTACGAGCTGCGCGAGCTGCTCGAGGAGATGGCGGTGCGCCTGGCCACGCCACGGATCAGCGATGAGGACATCGCCGCGGCCAAAGACGCGCTCGAGCGCTCCTACGAAGCTCAGCAGAGCGGCGACCTGACGCGGGTGGCGCACTTCAACCGCGAATTTCACGGCATCTTCCCGAGCAACTCCGGCAACCGCCCGCTCATCGAGGCGCTCGCGCGACTCCACGACCGCGTGCGCGTCATCTCGATGATGGGCTGGAAGGCCCGCCCCTCGATGGCCGTTGAGCACGACCAGCACCTGGCCGTGCTCGGCGCGGTCGCGGCGCGGGACGCGCGCAAAGCGGGTCGCCTGATGCGGGACCACGTGCGCTCCTTCCGGGCCGGGTTGAAGGCCGGCCTGCGCGTGCACCAAGATGACGGTGACCGAAGAACTCAGCGCTGA
- a CDS encoding FAD-binding protein: protein MTVTEELSADVLVAGGGVGGLMAALRAQLSGARVVLLSGTPGASNRISSLNTALGEVPEDAPAALFNDVVRAGGAINNLEVVAAMSERIGAETRFLESLGIPFYHQHGELARRQAAGTTWTRAVYSLGMVGVDISKEIRRRLKAAGSQVTAIPHGLLLQLLVEDGRVAGGLVLGEDKRPVTIHAPAVVLATGGAGQLFGYTTNPPGSRGIGYTLALEAGASLIDMEFISFEPFVTAGPPHMRGRDLPTTVLREGARLRNGRGDEFLDTGSAPSKDVICRAMVGEVRAGRGTPGGAVYYDIREMEPGIVARYVQIEQVLRGLQLTPAQGLIEVMPAQHYLMGGVRIDGRGASDVPGLYAVGEVAGGAHGAHRLAAAGGTEVVAMGAIAGEAAAAHALANRIRSPGRALQPQPALLPTSLDPSDRQRLVRIRSALDGGCGILRDEQCLTNAVAELEAVRQELVATDHAPTHAGRANLVALAIARSALARRESRGDHFRSDHPDRDDVNWLGNLEVQLSEDGRDLRLNYQKADLAGRS from the coding sequence ATGACGGTGACCGAAGAACTCAGCGCTGACGTCCTGGTCGCGGGCGGCGGCGTCGGCGGCTTGATGGCGGCACTGAGGGCGCAGCTGTCGGGAGCGCGCGTCGTCCTGCTCTCCGGCACGCCGGGCGCTTCCAATCGCATCAGCAGCCTGAACACGGCGCTGGGTGAGGTGCCCGAGGACGCGCCCGCTGCACTGTTCAACGACGTGGTCCGCGCCGGCGGCGCGATCAACAACCTCGAGGTGGTCGCCGCCATGTCGGAGCGCATCGGCGCTGAGACCAGGTTCCTGGAGAGCCTGGGCATCCCGTTCTACCACCAGCACGGCGAGCTGGCGAGGCGGCAGGCTGCCGGAACGACCTGGACGCGCGCGGTCTACTCCCTGGGCATGGTCGGCGTGGACATCTCCAAGGAGATCCGCCGCCGGCTCAAAGCAGCCGGCAGCCAGGTGACGGCGATCCCGCACGGCCTGCTGCTCCAGCTGCTGGTCGAAGATGGGCGGGTGGCCGGCGGGCTGGTCCTGGGCGAGGACAAGCGCCCGGTCACGATCCATGCGCCGGCCGTGGTTCTCGCCACCGGCGGGGCCGGCCAGCTCTTCGGTTACACGACCAATCCGCCCGGCAGCCGCGGCATCGGGTACACGCTCGCGCTCGAAGCGGGGGCGTCGCTCATCGACATGGAGTTCATCTCCTTCGAACCATTCGTCACCGCAGGCCCGCCGCATATGCGGGGCCGCGATCTGCCGACGACCGTCCTCCGGGAGGGCGCCCGGCTGCGCAACGGGCGCGGCGATGAATTCCTCGACACCGGATCGGCACCGAGCAAGGACGTCATCTGCCGAGCCATGGTCGGCGAGGTGCGGGCCGGCCGGGGGACTCCTGGCGGCGCCGTGTACTACGACATCCGCGAAATGGAGCCCGGAATCGTGGCTCGCTACGTGCAGATCGAGCAGGTGCTGCGCGGCCTGCAGCTCACGCCCGCGCAGGGACTCATCGAGGTGATGCCGGCGCAGCACTACCTGATGGGAGGCGTTCGAATCGACGGCCGTGGCGCGAGTGACGTGCCCGGCCTGTACGCGGTCGGGGAGGTCGCCGGCGGGGCCCACGGCGCGCATCGACTCGCGGCCGCCGGCGGCACCGAAGTCGTGGCGATGGGCGCGATCGCGGGCGAAGCGGCGGCGGCGCATGCTCTCGCGAACCGAATCCGCTCACCCGGGCGGGCTCTCCAACCGCAACCCGCGCTCCTCCCCACCTCACTCGATCCGAGTGACCGCCAGCGGCTGGTCCGGATCCGTTCGGCGCTCGACGGCGGTTGCGGGATTCTTCGTGATGAGCAATGCCTCACGAACGCGGTGGCCGAACTCGAAGCCGTCCGCCAGGAACTGGTCGCCACCGACCACGCGCCGACTCACGCCGGAAGAGCGAATCTGGTGGCGCTCGCCATCGCCCGCTCCGCCCTGGCCCGGCGGGAGAGCAGGGGTGATCACTTCCGCTCCGACCACCCCGATCGCGATGACGTCAATTGGCTGGGCAACCTTGAAGTCCAGCTCTCCGAAGACGGTCGCGATCTGCGGCTGAACTACCAGAAGGCGGACCTCGCCGGCAGGTCGTAG